The following coding sequences lie in one Silvibacterium dinghuense genomic window:
- a CDS encoding SGNH/GDSL hydrolase family protein, translated as MTWTMRLGSLCLAGSMLCGVAMGAEKPAASWVGSWGASPSSSRVVDAGDVTYRDVVHLSVGGNAIRIKLTNELSPAPVAIGAVHVALSAGSGQTQPGTDHALTFNGRAQVTIPAGAMVVSDPIPMPVASMADLAVSVYLPKQEQARTTCHDLGSSTNYIATGDATAAASVEGAKTVTSWCVVKGVDVQANEKNAGAIVTYGDSITDGAGSALDANHRWPNFFAERLQAEKKTSHLAVLNEGISGNRLLYDGAGPSALARLDRDVIAQSGVRYLVILEAINDIGRIPKEGDPESSLTAADVLFAYTQIIERAHQHGIKVIGATLTPYEGAKYFSQGGEAVRQAVNQWIRTPGNFDGFIDFDKATQDPKNPGMYLPADDHGDHLHPSDAGYKAMSDSIDLKLFE; from the coding sequence ATGACCTGGACGATGCGGCTTGGCTCGCTATGCCTGGCTGGAAGTATGTTGTGTGGTGTGGCGATGGGGGCCGAGAAGCCTGCGGCAAGCTGGGTGGGAAGCTGGGGAGCATCGCCTTCGAGCTCCCGGGTGGTGGACGCCGGGGATGTGACCTATCGCGACGTGGTGCACCTGAGTGTCGGCGGAAATGCCATCCGGATCAAGCTGACGAATGAGCTGAGCCCGGCTCCGGTTGCGATCGGCGCGGTGCACGTGGCGCTGAGCGCGGGTAGCGGCCAGACACAGCCCGGTACCGACCACGCGCTGACCTTCAACGGCCGGGCGCAGGTGACTATCCCTGCCGGAGCCATGGTGGTCAGCGATCCGATCCCCATGCCGGTCGCTTCGATGGCCGACCTGGCGGTAAGCGTCTACCTGCCGAAGCAGGAGCAGGCGCGCACCACCTGCCATGACCTGGGCTCGTCGACCAACTACATCGCCACCGGCGATGCCACGGCGGCAGCTTCCGTGGAAGGCGCGAAGACCGTGACATCCTGGTGCGTCGTAAAGGGAGTCGATGTGCAGGCGAACGAGAAGAACGCAGGTGCGATAGTGACCTACGGCGACTCGATCACCGACGGCGCCGGTTCGGCCCTGGACGCGAACCATCGCTGGCCGAACTTCTTTGCCGAGCGGCTGCAGGCGGAGAAGAAGACCTCGCACCTGGCCGTGCTGAACGAGGGCATCAGCGGCAATCGCCTGCTCTATGACGGTGCCGGGCCGAGCGCGCTGGCGCGGCTGGACCGCGACGTGATCGCGCAAAGCGGCGTGAGGTACCTTGTGATCCTCGAAGCCATCAACGACATCGGGCGGATTCCAAAGGAAGGCGATCCGGAGAGCTCGCTGACGGCGGCGGATGTGTTGTTTGCTTATACGCAGATCATCGAACGCGCCCATCAGCATGGGATCAAGGTGATCGGCGCCACGCTGACACCCTACGAGGGAGCAAAGTACTTCTCCCAGGGCGGTGAAGCGGTGCGGCAGGCCGTGAACCAGTGGATTCGCACACCGGGGAACTTCGACGGCTTCATCGACTTCGACAAGGCGACCCAGGACCCGAAGAATCCGGGCATGTATCTCCCGGCCGACGATCACGGGGACCACCTGCACCCCAGTGATGCGGGCTACAAGGCGATGAGCGACAGCATCGACCTGAAGTTGTTTGAGTAG
- a CDS encoding threonine synthase, with protein MPAIASLECSRCHQHISADQPRNVCPHCAGTLYVRYDLDAIRAHAQRPEPGGLQSMWRYSAVLPDVTPVTLGEGWTPMLPSRRHPSLFVKEEATNPTGAFKARGMSAAVSMAKHYGLKKLATPSAGNAAGALAAYAAAAGIEAHLFMPKDVPFANYLEGVAYGAQVTLVDGLISDCGRIVAETIQSQRTEAAAGRLAPEDVWFDVSTLKEPFRVEGKKTMGYELVEQLGWEYPDAVFYPTGGGVGLIGMWKAFEEMEALGWVKPGKRPKMIAVQASGCAPIARAFREGAHVSQMFENAATFAAGLRVPKPYGDSIILDIVRESEGTVVALPDAAILDSLLDWARHEGLMLCPEGAAATAAYDYLLDIGFLKPTDRVVLFNTGSGLKYTDMIAEAMQLERPTQKQYPVRTPVGGIITPV; from the coding sequence ATGCCCGCTATCGCTTCACTCGAGTGCTCCCGCTGCCACCAGCACATTTCTGCCGACCAGCCGCGCAACGTCTGCCCGCACTGCGCGGGAACGCTCTACGTCCGCTACGATCTGGACGCGATTCGCGCCCATGCGCAACGGCCGGAACCCGGCGGGTTGCAAAGCATGTGGCGATACAGCGCCGTGCTCCCCGATGTCACGCCGGTCACCCTCGGCGAAGGCTGGACGCCGATGCTGCCAAGCCGCAGGCATCCGTCTCTGTTTGTGAAAGAAGAAGCGACGAACCCCACCGGAGCCTTCAAGGCGCGCGGCATGTCGGCTGCCGTCTCCATGGCGAAGCACTACGGACTGAAGAAGCTGGCCACGCCCTCGGCGGGCAACGCAGCCGGGGCGCTGGCCGCCTATGCCGCGGCCGCAGGCATCGAGGCGCATCTCTTCATGCCAAAGGATGTGCCTTTCGCCAACTACCTGGAAGGCGTTGCGTATGGAGCGCAGGTCACGCTGGTCGACGGCCTCATCTCCGACTGCGGACGCATCGTCGCCGAGACCATCCAGTCCCAGCGGACCGAAGCCGCCGCAGGCCGTCTCGCGCCGGAGGATGTCTGGTTCGATGTCTCGACGCTCAAGGAGCCTTTCCGCGTGGAAGGCAAGAAGACCATGGGCTACGAGCTGGTGGAGCAGCTGGGATGGGAGTATCCCGATGCCGTCTTCTACCCCACCGGCGGAGGCGTCGGCCTCATCGGCATGTGGAAGGCCTTCGAGGAGATGGAAGCCCTCGGCTGGGTCAAGCCCGGCAAACGGCCAAAGATGATCGCCGTGCAGGCCTCGGGCTGCGCGCCCATCGCCCGCGCCTTCCGCGAAGGCGCGCATGTCTCGCAGATGTTCGAGAACGCGGCGACCTTTGCCGCCGGCCTGCGCGTGCCCAAGCCCTATGGCGACTCGATCATCCTCGACATTGTCCGCGAGTCGGAGGGCACAGTGGTCGCGCTGCCCGATGCCGCCATCCTCGATTCGCTGCTCGACTGGGCGCGTCACGAGGGACTGATGCTCTGCCCGGAAGGCGCGGCGGCCACCGCTGCGTATGATTATCTGCTCGACATCGGCTTCCTCAAGCCCACGGACCGCGTGGTGCTCTTCAATACCGGCTCCGGCCTGAAGTACACGGACATGATCGCCGAAGCGATGCAGCTCGAACGGCCCACGCAGAAGCAATATCCGGTGCGCACGCCGGTCGGCGGCATCATCACGCCGGTTTAA
- a CDS encoding ankyrin repeat domain-containing protein — MSQHQLPARPNLEHLKNQARTLLDQALAADPVAVARLAAFGVTTPQPKLADALHIIAREYSFDTWPALKQYLELGSENPAQALSSAIKSNQAALVRAVLTRHPTLRGGVLDEPLPGLSFDAQALIGAVMRDNREMIDALLDAGADINARTRWWAGGFGVLDSASPELAEYLIARGAIVDIHAAARLGRIDRVRELLAADPNLVHARGGDGELPLHFAATVEIAALLLDHGADINARDIDHESTAAQYMVCMRQLLEWRDPYRHDVARFLISRGAETDILMASAVGDLALVERILNHDPDTIRITVRERDFPKRDPRSGGCIYYFGFGITTTPHMLARQFGHTAVFDLLMQRSPAWIRLVNIAETGDEEGVKRILAQHPTLFQKLSPAAARRLIGTAVRNNARAVELLVSHGWPVTAALESQQTALHYAAWHGNLEMVNALLRHHAPVQVFELEHGGSPLAWALHGSTHSWHRDTGDYPGVVRTLLAAGAVIPRPEMPLEAPDELLEILRQHGIEISATSSTQATEA; from the coding sequence ATGTCTCAGCATCAGCTTCCCGCACGCCCCAACCTCGAACACCTTAAAAATCAGGCCCGCACGCTGCTCGATCAGGCGCTTGCAGCCGATCCCGTCGCAGTCGCACGCCTCGCCGCCTTCGGCGTCACCACACCGCAGCCGAAACTCGCCGATGCGCTCCACATCATCGCCCGGGAATACAGCTTCGACACCTGGCCGGCGCTCAAGCAGTATCTCGAGCTCGGATCGGAGAACCCTGCACAGGCGCTCTCCTCGGCGATCAAATCGAATCAGGCCGCATTGGTGCGCGCGGTGCTTACCCGCCATCCCACACTGCGCGGCGGTGTGCTCGATGAGCCGCTGCCCGGCCTGAGCTTCGATGCTCAGGCGCTGATCGGCGCAGTGATGCGCGATAACCGAGAGATGATCGACGCCCTGCTCGATGCAGGCGCAGATATCAACGCGCGGACCCGCTGGTGGGCAGGCGGCTTCGGTGTACTCGACTCGGCGAGCCCGGAGCTGGCCGAATATCTCATTGCACGCGGCGCAATCGTGGACATCCACGCCGCGGCGCGGCTGGGCAGGATCGATCGCGTGCGCGAGTTGCTGGCCGCCGATCCCAATCTTGTTCATGCGCGCGGCGGCGATGGAGAGCTCCCGCTGCATTTTGCCGCAACCGTCGAGATCGCCGCGCTGCTGCTCGACCATGGCGCGGACATCAACGCACGCGACATCGACCACGAATCGACTGCGGCGCAGTACATGGTCTGCATGCGGCAACTGCTCGAGTGGCGCGATCCGTATCGCCATGACGTGGCCCGCTTTCTTATTTCGCGCGGCGCGGAGACAGACATCCTCATGGCCTCCGCAGTGGGTGACCTCGCGCTGGTGGAGCGCATCCTCAACCATGATCCGGACACGATCCGCATCACCGTGCGCGAGCGCGATTTCCCCAAGCGCGATCCCCGCTCCGGCGGCTGCATTTATTACTTCGGCTTCGGTATCACCACGACGCCGCATATGCTGGCACGGCAGTTCGGCCACACCGCGGTGTTCGATCTGCTCATGCAGCGCAGCCCGGCGTGGATCCGGCTCGTCAACATCGCCGAGACCGGAGACGAAGAGGGCGTAAAGCGCATTCTGGCGCAGCATCCGACGCTCTTCCAGAAGCTCTCACCAGCGGCGGCACGGCGCCTCATCGGCACGGCGGTACGCAACAATGCGCGCGCGGTGGAGCTGCTCGTCTCGCATGGCTGGCCGGTGACCGCGGCGCTCGAAAGCCAGCAAACCGCGCTGCATTACGCCGCATGGCACGGCAATTTGGAGATGGTGAACGCCCTGCTGCGGCACCATGCGCCGGTACAGGTCTTCGAGCTGGAGCACGGCGGCAGTCCGCTGGCATGGGCGCTGCACGGCTCGACGCACAGCTGGCATCGCGACACGGGCGATTATCCCGGCGTGGTGCGGACGCTGCTTGCAGCGGGAGCGGTCATTCCCCGGCCCGAAATGCCGCTGGAAGCACCGGACGAGCTACTGGAAATTCTCCGCCAGCACGGCATCGAAATTTCAGCCACGTCCTCCACGCAAGCGACAGAAGCCTGA